A region of Plectropomus leopardus isolate mb chromosome 16, YSFRI_Pleo_2.0, whole genome shotgun sequence DNA encodes the following proteins:
- the si:dkey-119m7.4 gene encoding organic cation transporter protein — MNFDEILSLIGGFGKFQKILYIWICLPQIFLAFHMLVSIFTGAVPPHICRSSSPSADLPAFSNFNFSNLSNADGWPELSCTVPMNHSGAAALADGHPTESCRGSWEYSKETFESTIVTEWNLVCDSASLNNVGSSIYMFGLLVGAVVFGSLADKYGRRIVILLNLAIQAVFGVGAAFAPNFYVYTALRFMVGTSISGVIMNAFVLGTEWTGSKQRMLAGIITDYFFGFGYILLAGVAYLIRDWRKLQLAISAPGFLFIFYIWVLPKSARWLMSNDRKEEAWELIQKAAQMNGKPLNKDFKMCQVYQIEDKTEEKKKHSFIDLVRTPKMRKQSLIVFYLWFANMLVYYGLSLNISDFGMNIYLTQMIFGLVEMPARTITLFTLNRSRKISQLVFLAVGGTACLLTIFIPSDLSVIKTVLAMIGKFGITASLSIIYVYSAEVFPTVIRQNGIGIGSMCARTGGVLAPMLYFLRSISPHAPMVLCGLCPLLGSALTLMLPETANKPLPDTIQDVEGPNLSEEDGGLKPVIFETSLRKTDVVSSTRTD; from the exons ATGAATTTTGATGAAATCCTCAGTCTAATTGGAGGCTTTGGGAAGTTCCAGAAGATCTTGTACATATGGATCTGTCTACCTCAGATCTTTCTGGCGTTCCACATGCTGGTCTCCATCTTCACTGGAGCTGTTCCTCCGCATATATGCCGCTCCTCGTCGCCCTCAGCGGATCTTCCCGCCTTTTCGAACTTTAACTTCAGCAATTTGTCCAACGCTGATGGTTGGCCTGAGCTGTCCTGCACGGTTCCCATGAATCACAGTGGTGCTGCAGCTCTTGCTGATGGACACCCTACAGAAAGCTGCCGGGGCAGCTGGGAGTACAGCAAAGAGACTTTTGAAAGCACCATAGTAACTGAG TGGAACCTGGTATGTGACAGTGCCAGCCTGAACAACGTGGGCTCCTCAATTTACATGTTTGGCCTCTTAGTTGGAGCAGTTGTGTTTGGGAGCTTAGCAGATAA GTACGGTCGCAGGATCGTCATTCTCTTGAACCTGGCTATCCAAGCTGTTTTCGGGGTCGGTGCTGCTTTCGCCCCTAATTTCTACGTCTACACTGCCCTTCGCTTTATGGTTGGAACATCCATCTCTGGTGTCATCATGAATGCCTTCGTCCTAG GTACAGAGTGGACGGGATCCAAGCAGCGAATGTTGGCTGGTATTATCACTGACTACTTTTTTGGCTTTGGCTACATTCTGCTGGCCGGAGTGGCGTACCTCATAAGAGACTGGCGTAAACTGCAGCTGGCTATCTCAGCGCCTGGTTTCCTCTTCATCTTTTACATCTG GGTGTTGCCAAAGTCAGCTCGCTGGTTAATGTCCAATGACCGAAAAGAAGAAGCATGGGAACTGATCCAGAAAGCAGCGCAGATGAATGGGAAGCCGCTCAACAAAGATTTTAAGATGTGTCAG GTCTATCAAATTGAAGATAAAACcgaggagaagaaaaagcacTCATTCATAGACCTTGTTCGAACCCCAAAAATGAGGAAGCAGTCTCTGATTGTGTTTTATCTCTG GTTTGCCAACATGCTGGTGTATTATGGCCTGTCTCTCAACATTTCTGACTTTGGAATGAACATCTATCTGACCCAGATGATCTTTGGCCTGGTAGAGATGCCTGCACGCACCATCACCCTGTTCACCCTCAACCGCTCTCGCAAGATCTCCCAGCTGGTTTTCCTGGCTGTGGGTGGCACAGCCTGCCTGCTGACCATCTTCATCCCCAGCG ACTTGTCTGTCATTAAAACCGTGCTCGCAATGATTGGGAAGTTCGGGATCACAGCTTCTCTCTCCATCATTTACGTCTACTCAGCCGAAGTATTCCCCACTGTTATCAG ACAAAACGGGATCGGTATCGGCTCCATGTGTGCACGGACCGGAGGAGTCCTGGCTCCTATGCTGTACTTTCTGAGGAGCATCAGTCCACACGCTCCCATGGTGCTGTGTGGCCTCTGCCCCCTGCTGGGCTCTGCTCTCACCCTGATGCTACCAGAGACAGCCAATAAGCCGCTGCCTGACACCATCCAAGACGTGGAGGGACCCAACCTCAG TGAGGAGGATGGCGGATTGAAGCCAGTCATCTTTGAGACCTCTCTGAGGAAAACAGACGTCGTCAGCAGCACCAGGACGGACTAA